The following are encoded in a window of Haliotis asinina isolate JCU_RB_2024 chromosome 14, JCU_Hal_asi_v2, whole genome shotgun sequence genomic DNA:
- the LOC137261800 gene encoding CD151 antigen-like, translating to MAFSTGLMKLILVSFCALFLIAGIGIAAVSIWSIADKIFLSHIIGSQLFSVASYFLLIGGIVVVASSILGLIAITRKNRILIIVFFILLLVIFLMLFIGAIMAVVFQGELEDQMQNSMAESLQQKYGARGTENVAATEAWDRVQKELGCCAVRDSDWELYQNTMFFREQQHYEQKKYVPETCCVYDKLIGNYKDVKKCQNFGLGPPDNLQSNIKNNFLYYNGCYASAKTFLEDHSGILVAIGFVFSITMISGLVLTIFYFRRVVHAQNEERKHRYTEEDAAKEARENERL from the exons ATGGCCTTCAGCACTGGTCTCATGAAACTGATCTTGGTGTCCTTCTGTGCACTGTTTCTG ATTGCTGGCATTGGTATAGCTGCTGTTTCAATATGGAGTATAGCTGACAAGATCTTCCTGTCGCACATCATCGGCTCTCAGCTCTTCTCAGTTGCATCCTACTTCCTGCTTATCGGTGGCATTGTCGTTGTTGCTAGCTCCATCTTGGGACTCATCGCCATCACTCGTAAAAACAGGATCTTGATCATTGTG TTTTTCATCCTCCTCCTTGTCATTTTCCTTATGCTCTTTATTGGAGCTATCATGGCCGTGGTGTTCCAAGGGGAG cttgaagatcagatgCAAAATTCCATGGCAGAATCCCTGCAGCAGAAATATGGCGCCCGTGGAACAGAGAATGTTGCTGCTACCGAAGCGTGGGACAGAGTGCAGAAAGAG TTGGGGTGCTGTGCTGTGCGTGACTCAGATTGGGAACTCTACCAGAATACAATGTTCTTCAGGGAACAACAGC ACTATGAACAGAAGAAGTACGTCCCAGAGACCTGCTGTGTCTATGATAAACTAATTGGAAATTATAAAGACGTGAAGAAGTGTCAAAACTTCGGACTGGGACCTCCTGACAATCTACAatcaaatatcaaaaacaactttCTGTATTATAAT GGGTGCTATGCAAGTGCGAAGACCTTTCTTGAAGACCACTCTGGAATACTTGTAGCCATTGGCTTTGTCTTCTCCATTACCATG ATTTCTGGTTTGGTGTTGACGATATTCTATTTCCGACGTGTGGTTCATGCTCAGAATGAGGAACGTAAGCACAGATATACTGAAGAAGATGCTGCCAAGGAAGCCAGGGAGAATGAGAGACTGTGA